A window of Kocuria sp. TGY1127_2 genomic DNA:
CGAAGCCAACATCGGTATGCCTGCCATGGCCGCTTTCTGAGTCAGCTCGAAGCTGGCTCTTCCCGAAACCATCAGAACGTGCTGACTGAGCGGAAGTTTCCCATGCAGGAGAGCCCAGCCCAAGACTTTGTCGACGGCGTTGTGGCGTCCTACGTCCTCTCGAATAGCGACCAATTCCCCGGTCTCACCGTTGAAAAGGCCAGCGGCGTGCAGGCCGCCCGTGCGGTCGAAGACTTTTTGTTTGGCCCGCAGGATTTCCGGCATTTCGAGCACGAATTCCTCGGACAAGCGCAGAGGATCCTCGTCAACCGGGAACAAGGATTTCTGATGCACCTGATCGATGCTCGTTCTACCGCACATTCCACACGCGCTCGACATCACGACGTTGCGTTCCTGGTAATGGAAAGGGGGCAAGACCCAAGGTTGGAGGACGACGTCGACGGTGTTGTCCCCGTCTTCGGCACCCGGGCCGAAGTCCTTGCGGCAGTACCTGATCGACGAGACCTGCTCGCCGTCGGTAATCACACCTTCGCTCAGCAGAAAACCCGCGGCGAGGGAGAAATCTTCGGTCGGGGTACGCATGGTCACCGCGAGGCGACGCCCGTTGACGCGGATCTCGAGCGGCTCTTCGGCAGCGACCATATCGGCACGCGCTTCTCTGCGGCCGTCTTGATCCACTCGAATGACCCTGGTGCGGGATTCACTACGACTCATGAAACTCTATTCACCTGCATCCGGATCGATCCCAGCTTGGCGCTGGGTCCGGGCGACGAGCTCTCTGATCTGCTCGGACAATTCTATGAGTTGCTCTTCTGCCGGAACGGCGGCCTCGGCGGAGTTGGATTGAGCAGCCAAACGCAACCCGAGAGCCACCCCCACAAGGTACGAGCTCGTGGGTGCGCCCGGTCGAACGATTCCGTGAGCCACGTCCTTGGTCATCTTGAGAATCGGTCCCGGAACCACGACGTCGCGCGGCAAATCGAGCTCGTCGGCAACCATCTCGAGCCATTCCACAAGGTCAGGCAATTCTTGGTCGGTCATATCGAGCCTTTCTTCGTCCTTGATGGCCACTTTAACCCTGCAAACATCCTGATGGGAGGGGCGGAGTCCAGGAATCAGCCGTGCCCGGCCGGATCAACCGCCTCAATCGGCCTCTCTTGGGTCCAGCCTTCCGAGAGTGTGGACCCACATGCGCGAGGGGCAAACCGCGCCAAAGGCCCATCGCGGGCCTGTGAAAGCCATAGCCCTTCTCGGAGCATGCTCTGAGCTGAGCGATATGGGCCCTGTGAAGGGCGAAGTCCGGTAGAATGTTCAGTAGATCAAAAAGGTGGCCAGCGCAGCGTCCCGATTACATCACTATGTTATCGACTTCGCGCACCGGCCCGCCATCCCCGGACCGGGCCCTTCGAGGCGCCTGGAAACTAGGAGCTGAAACCTCAAAGTGGCAGCCGAAGAAAAGCACGAATATGGCGCGAGCGACATTACGGTCCTCAAAGGCCTGGAAGCGGTGCGCAAACGTCCCGGCATGTACATCGGTTCCACCGGTGAACGCGGATTGCACCACCTTGTATATGAAGTCGTAGACAACTCCGTCGATGAGGCGCTCGCCGGGTATTGCGATCATATCGAGATCACTTTGTTGGCCGACGGCGGCGTCAAGGTCGTGGACAACGGGCGCGGAATCCCCGTGGACATGCACCCCACGGAGGGCAAGCCGACCGTCGAGGTCGTGATGACGGTTCTCCACGCCGGCGGCAAATTCGGTGGTGGCGGCTACGCCGTTTCGGGCGGTCTGCACGGCGTCGGCATTTCCGTGGTCAACGCGCTTTCCACTCGAGTGGTTACCACGGTGCGAAACCAAGGCTACGTCTGGACCACGAGTTTCCATGACGGTGGCATCATCGATGAGCCTCTGACCCGCGGGGAAGAAACCACCGAGACCGGTACGCAACAGGTCTTCTACCCTGACCCGGAAATCTTCGAATCCGTTGAATTCGATTACGAGACCCTTCGGGCGCGTTTCCAGCAGATGGCTTTCCTCAACAAGGGGCTCCGCATCACCCTGACGGATGAGCGAGAGGCCGCTAACTTCGAAAACGAGGTCGCCGAGGAAAAAAAATCTGCCGAGCCCAAGATCAATCAAGAGGGCACCACGGCCGAGGGGTATCGCGTCGTCGTATACCAGTACGACGATGGCCTCCTCGACTACGTCAAATTCCTGAACGCCAGCCAGCACACCAACGTGATCCACGAGGACGTCATCTCCCTGGAAGTTGAGGACAGCGAGAAAAAGCTCTCGCTCGAATTGGCGATGCAGTGGACCGAGTCCTATAAGGAATCGGTCCATACTTACGCCAACACGATCAATACTCATGAGGGCGGAACCCACGAAGAGGGCTTCCGTACGGCACTGACCTCTCTGATCAATCGGTACGCGCGAGACAACAAACTCCTCCGTGAGAAGGATGAGAACCTCACCGGAGAAGATGTCCGCGAGGGATTGACCGCGGTGATATCGGTCAAGATCGCCGAGCCTCAGTTCGAGGGCCAGACCAAGACCAAACTCGGCAACTCGGAGGTCAAGACCTTCGTTCAGCGCGAGGTATGGGACCAAATGGGGGACTGGCTGGAGCGCAATCCCAATGAAGCGAAGGACATCGTCCGTCGGTCCATCACCGCCGCTCAGGCTCGCATGGCCGCTCGTAAGGCGCGCGAGACCACTCGCCGCAAAGGCCTGCTGGAATCCGGCGGAATGCCGGGAAAGCTCAAGGATTGCTCGTCCAAGAACCCGGAGATCTCAGAAATCTACCTCGTAGAGGGTGACTCCGCGGGTGGTTCCGCCGTTCAGGGGCGTGACCCCGAGCGTCAGGCGATTCTTCCGTTGCGAGGAAAAATCCTCAACGTCGAGCGCGCGCGCCTGGACCGGGCACTGTCCAACGCCGAGGTCCAGTCGATGATCACCGCATTCGGCGCGGGCATCGGAGAGGAATTCAAGATCGAGAAGGCTCGGTACCACAAGATCGTCCTCATGGCCGACGCCGACGTCGACGGCCAGCACATCACCACACTTCTACTGACGCTGTTGTTCCGCTTCATGCGCCCGCTGATTGAGGCCGGTTACGTTTACCTTGCGCAGCCTCCGCTGTACCGGATCAAATGGTCGAACGCCCCCGATGACTACGTCTTCTCGGATGCGGAACGTGACGAGGTTGTGGCCCGCGGATTGGCGAACAATCAGCGACTGCCCAAGGACAACGGCATTCAGCGCTACAAGGGTCTGGGCGAGATGGATTACACCGAGCTCTGGGACACGACCATGGATCCCGAACACCGGACTCTGTTGCAGGTGACCATGGACGACGCCGCCGCGGCCGATCAGGTCTTCTCGGTGCTCATGGGCGAGGATGTCGAGTCCCGCCGCGAATTCATTCAGAAGAACGCCAAGGACATCCGGTTCCTCGATATCTGACCGAATCCAAATATTTCAACTAGGGAATATTGCGGATCAAAGGCCCGGTATCGAGCGACTGAAGACTTTCATCAGGACGGAACACAAGAAACATGAGTACCGAAGACAACGGTTCGAATCAGAATCCTCAAGAGGGCGAACCCATCGAGGGTGAGATCGTAGACAGCGACGCGGAGGCGACCCCCAAAATCGCGGATCGCATCGAGCACATCGACCTCCAGACCGAGATGCAACGGTCTTACCTCGATTACGCCATGGCCGTCATCGTCGGTCGTGCACTGCCTGACGTCCGCGACGGCCTCAAGCCGGTTCACCGACGCGTCATCTACGCGATGTACGACGGTGGGTACCGGCCTGATCGTTCTTTCAACAAATGTGCCCGCGTCGTCGGTGAAGTCATGGGGCAGTACCACCCGCACGGCGACTCCGCGATCTACGACACTCTCGTACGTCTGATCCAGAACTGGATCATGCGTTACCCGCTTGCGCTGGGACAGGGGAACTTCGGCTCCCCCGGTAACGACGGCGCCGCAGCGCCTCGTTACACCGAGTGCAAGATGGCACCGCTCGCCATGGAAATGGTGCGGGACATCCAAGAGAACACCGTCGATTTCCAGGACAACTACGACGGAAAGAATCAAGAACCGGTCGTCCTTCCGGCTCGATTCCCCAACCTCCTGGTCAATGGTTCCTCCGGTATCGCCGTTGGTATGGCAACCAACATCCCACCGCATAACCTCCGAGAGGTAGCGGAAGGCGTTCAGTGGTACCTCGAGAATCCCGAGGCATCCGACGAAGAGCTGCTCAATGCCCTGATTGCGCGTGTCAAGGGGCCGGACTTCCCGACGGGCGCGCAGATCCTCGGGCACAAGGGGATCGAAGAGGCCTACCGGACGGGCCGTGGATCGATCACCATGCGGGCCGTCGTCAATGTCGAGGAGCTTCACGGGCGTACTTGCCTCGTGGTCACGGAATTGCCTTACCAGGCCAATCCCGACAACCTCGCCATCAAGATCGCCGACCTGATCCGCGACGGCAAGATCAGCGGAATTGCGGATCTGCGGGATGAAACCTCCGGTCGCACGGGTCAACGCCTCGTCATCGTGCTCAAGCGTGACGCCGTGGCCAAGGTTGTTCTCAATAACCTGTACAAGCACACCCAGCTGCAGGAGAATTTCTCGGCGAACATGCTCGCGATCGTCGACGGCGTTCCGCGCACGCTGTCGCTGGACGCATTCATCCGCCACTGGGTACAGCACCAGATGGACGTCATCGTCCGCCGCACGCAGTTCCGACTGCGCCAGGCGGAAGAAGAGGCGCACATCCTCCGCGGCCTCCTCAAGGCCTTGGACGCCCTGGACGAAGTCATTCAGCTGATCCGCAACTCCTCGACGGCCGATGATGCCCGCACGGGACTCATGGAGTACCTGGACATCGACGAGGCGCAGGCGCAGGCGATTCTGAACATGCAGTTGCGTCGTCTCGCGGCCCTGGAACGCAAAAAAATCCAGGACCGTCACGACGAGCTCATGCGTCTGATCGAGGGATACAAGGAAATCATCGCTTCCGAGCAGCGTCAGCGCGACTTGATCTCGGAGGAAATGCGGGACGTTGTTAACCGTTACGGCGATGACCGACGGACCCAGATCCTGATGGGCTACGACGGAGACATGTCGATCGAGGATCTCATTCCCGAAGAAGACATGGTCGTCACGATTACCCGGGGTGGTTACGTCAAGCGGACCAGGATCGACCAATACCGTTCGCAGCATCGCGGCGGTAAGGGCATCCGGGGGGCGCAGTTGCGCGGCGACGACGTCGTTGAACACCTCGTCGTCACCACGACGCACAACTGGATTCTGTTCTTCACGAACTTCGGTCGCGTGTACCGCACGAAGGCCTATGAACTCATCGAAGCGGGTCGCGACGCCAAGGGTCAGCACGTGGCCAACCTTCTGGCCTTCCAGCCAGGAGAGACGATCGCCCGTGTGATGGCTCTCCGGACGTACGAGGACGCGCCATACCTGGTCTTGGCGACAAAACACGGCTTGGTCAAGAAATCTCGTCTGAGCGATTACGACACCAACCGTACCGCCGGCGTCATCGCGATCAATCTGCGGGACGAGGACGAGCTGATTTCGGCTCAGCTCGCGCATTCCGACGACGACCTCATGCTCATCTCGCGCAAGGGCCAGTCCCTGCGTTTCACCGCGACCGACGAAGCGCTTCGCCCCATGGGCCGCGCGACGAGCGGTGTGACCGGCATGAAGTTCCGGGACGGTGATGAGCTCCTCGCTGCAAATGTCGTGAGCGATGATTCGTACGTGTTCGTGGTCACCGAGGGCGGCTACGCCAAACGGACCAAGGTCGAGGAATACCGCGTCCAAGGGCGTGGTGGACTCGGTATCAAGGTTGCCAAACTCGTCGAGGACCGTGGCGACCTGGTCGGAGGCCTGATCGTTGGTGCCGACGACGAAGTCCTGGTAGTCATGCAGTCGGGCAAGGTAGCTCGGTCGCTCGTGTCGGAGGTGCCCGCAAAGGGTCGTGACACGATGGGCGTAATATTTGCCAAGCCCGGCAAGAACGACAGGATTCTTTCCATCGCTCGAAACCAGGACAAGGGTATTGACGAGGGCCAAGAGATCGCCGAAGACGGAACGGTTGAGGTGCTCGACGCCGAAAATGAAGTACCGTTGGACAACGGTAGTGAACAGACTGATACCCCGGCCGAGTCGGAATCTTCATCACACGGAGGTAGTGAGTGAGCACCAATAACCCTGGTAACGCGGCAGGAAGACCCTCCACGTCCGCCAGCTCCTCTGCGCGAAAGCCCGCGGATAATCGCCGCAAGCCAGCCGCCAACTCCAATCGTGGTGACTCGGTGACAGCGACCAAGTCTGCACCATCCAACGGACCCGCCAACGGAAAGAAACGACCGGCGTCTTCGGGAGGTCGGCCTTTGGTTCGGCCAGCGCCGCGTTCCAAAGTCCGCCGTGCCCACTTGACAGTGGCCAAAGTGGATCTTTGGTCGATTGCCAAGCTGGTTTTTCTTCTCTCCGTTGCCGTAGGCATCGTCGTCGTGGTGGCAACCGTGATTCTGTGGCTGGTATTCGACATCACCGGTATCTTCGGTGGAGTGGACTCGGTCCTATCGATGCTTTCCAGTCAGGGCAATGCGGTATCGATCACGGATTACCTGTCCTTGGGCCAGGTGGCTCTCTATGCGACAATCCTTTCGATCGTGAACGTTGTTCTCATGACGCTCCTGGGTGTCATCTCGGCGTTCCTGTACAACATTGCGGCTAGACTGGTGGGCGGTATCGGAGTGACCCTCACCGACGACTGACAGACGTGGTGTCTTCTCCTGTGGGGGAGGTCACCGAAGGTGAATTTGGCCCGGGCGGGGTAGTCATGTAGTGTTTTATCTCGGCCCAAGGCCAAAGGGGCGTATAGCTCAGACGGTTAGAGCGCTTCGCTGATAACGAAGAGGTCCCAGGTTCAATTCCTGGTACGCCCACAGAATCCTTTCCAAGGAGGAGGTTCCCATGAGGAAGATCCTGGCAGCCCTCGCGGCTGGTACGGTAGCTTTCGTGGTAACCAAACGTGTGAAGGATTCTCAGGAAACCAAGAGAACGTGGAGTACTTCCACCGACAAGGTTGACTGACCTGCGGGGGCGTGGCGCAATTGGTAGCGCATCTGCTTTGCAAGCAGAGGGTTAGGGGTTCGAGTCCCCTCGCCTCCACCGAATGAATGAGGACCCGGCATTGAGCCGGGTCCTCATTTTTGTCTCAACGCCGCGGCGGAGCAGCGGACCTGGTTGCTGTTCCGGCCTCAGGCGCAACGCCAACCTCCGGAACAGCAACCACGCACCGACGTTGCGCAGTAAACCGCAGACGGTCTAATACCGGCCGATGTGGACCGGCCGGCTGGCCATCGCACCAGCTAACAACTGGGCGATCAAGAGCAGGCCCAGAACAATCAACGGAACGGTCCACGTTCCGGTCAGGGAATGCACCGCGCCGATTCCCAGCGGCCCCAGGCCCGCCAGGAGGTAGCCGAAGCCTTGCGACATCGTCGAAAGATGCCCCGTGTGGTGAGTATCCGGTGATCGCCACACGATGTACGTCAGCGACAAGCTGATGGAAGCACCTTGGCCCAACCCGAGCAATGTCATCCAAACGTAAGGGCTGGACAGCGGTGCCAGACCGATTCCGAGATACGCGCTACCAGTCAGGAACACGGCGACCGCCACAGGCAACCAGCTGGGGCGTATACGTTTTGCGATCGTCGGTGTCACCAGAGATGCAACGATGCCCGGGAACGCGGAATAAGACAACATCCATCCGGCCGATCCGGCATTCATGCCTGCATCCTGAAACATCGTCGGGACCCAGGTGAGGGTTGTGTAGTAGCTGACGCTCTGGAGGCCCATGAGCGCCGTGACCGCGATGGCAACAGGGCTCGTGAGGATTGACCGGAACTTTGGTTCCCCGTGTTCGGAAGGGGCATCTGCGACGTCGTGGCCCTGCTTCATGTGCCCCGGCGAACGAAGCATCTGAGGAATCCAGATCAGGGCCGCGAGAAGCGCCGGGACGGCCCACAGGGCCAAGGCCAGGCGCCAATTACCGCCTGTGAGAGGCAACATCGGCACGGTGAGGCCCGAAGCCACTGCAGCCCCGACGAACAGAGCCGTCGAGTACAGGCCCATCATGAGGCCAGCGCGATGGGAGAAATCCTGTTTGATAGCCGGTGGCATCGCGACGTTTCCGATTGCGATGGCGGCTCCGATGATCGTGGTGCCGAGGAAGAGGCTGACCAAACTTGGGTGCAGGCGCAGCGCAATCCCCAAAGCCAACGCAATCATCGTGACACCGAGCAATCGATGCATTCCCAAGCGTCGTGTCAGGCTCGGCGTCAGGAAAGCGAACACACCGAACGCAAACACGGGGATCGTCGTCAGTAAACTCGCCGACGTCGCGGACAAGCCCAGAGAGGACCGGATCTCCCCAAGCACCGGACCGATCGAGGCGACTCCGATACGGAGATTCAACCCGATGAGAATCAAACCGACCCCGAGGACAACCAGACTCCACGCGCCTCGGGCGGACTCGGGCGGATCTTCCACTTCCCAAGAATTCGGTGGTTCTCCGCCGGGGATCGGGGACTCAGCGGTGTCCTCCGCCTGGTGAGTACTGACTGACATAGGTTCCTTTCGGGCGAGGTGCTCATGGGCAGCTCCATGGACGACTCCGGCTCAACGGTCGGAGACATCGCAGTGATGCAGCTTCAACCCATTCCACGCTCGTGCACCTCGGCAGGCAACCGATAAACTGACGCCTGATGCCTGAATCCCGCCATACGATGCTCAGCCCTGAGCAGATCCATCTCCTGGGCCACGACGAGCACACCCCGGCTCACGTCCACGGAAGGGGACACATCGTCTACCCTTCGACTGGAGTCCTATCGATGGTCACCGAAGACGGCTCCTGGATCGCACCACCGAATCGGGCGGTATGGATCCCCGCAGGTTTCACTCATCAGCACCGCGCACACGGGGCTACCGACATGAGGATCGTTTTCATGTCCCCGGAGTTGGCCGGCCTTCTTCCCGAACGACCGGCGGTATTGGCCCTGACCGCACTGGCCAGGGAGGCCGTTCTTGCACTGACGGAACCTTTCACGCGATCGACCGAGAGCCGGGATCGGCTGAGGCGAATAATCATCGATGATGTCAGTGCCGCACCCGAACAGCCCCTTCACCTTCCCGAACCGCATGACGATCGCCTGCTGGCGGTGACCCACCTCGTCGAGCGCGACCTGGCAAGCCCCGCCGCCTTGGCGAGTCTGGGGCGACGAGTGGGCGCGAGCGAAAGAACCCTGAGTCGCTTGTTCCAACGGGAAACCGGCATGAGTTTTCGGCAGTGGCGCACTCAGTTGCGGATCCACAGATCTCTTCTGATGCTGACGGAAGGGGTCTCGGTCGTGGACACGGCGACGGCCTGCGGATGGTCCAATCCGAGCGCGTTCATCGACGCTTTTGACTCGCTGGTGGGTCAGACTCCGGGCAAGTACCAGCACTCGTTGGGCTGACATGTCACCGGTATCCGCGGATCGACGTCGTCGTACGATTCAAGACGTGCAGGACGCAGTCTGAAGCAGAAAACGTCAGCTGTCCAGCCTACCCAGCACCATAGTTAATCTCACAGCTTTCGGCCGCGATGTTAACCTTCTGTTCACGTATTCACCTCCGGGACTTCAGATACGCGTCGGCATAATTCTTATGTGGCACCTGAACTCATCATCCTCGCAATTGTCATCGTCACGGCATTGGTCTTTGACTTCACGAATGGCTTCCACGACACCGGCAACGCCATGGCCACGTCGATCGCGACGGGCGCTCTCAAGCCGAAGGTTGCGGTCGCTCTCTCTGCGATTCTGAATCTCGTAGGTGCTTTCCTATCCATCGAGGTCGCCAAAACGGTGGGCAAAGAGGTCGTGAACCTCGAACTGACCTCCGGCAGTGACCTGATGATCATTGTGTTCACGGGGCTCGTCGGTGGTATCACCTGGAACCTTTTAACCTGGCTTTTGGGGTTGCCGTCCAGCTCATCCCATGCGCTCTTCGGTGGTCTGATCGGCGCGACCATCGCTGGTCTTGGCCTCAGCGGTGTCCTGTGGACCAGCATCGTCGCGAAAGTCATCGTCCCGGCCGTTGCGGCCCCCCTTGTCGCTGGCATTATTTCTACGGTGGGCACCGCCTTGATCTACCGTCTGACCCGCAGCGTGGGAGACGAACAAAAAGAGCGTGGTTTCCGGTGGGGACAGGTGGGAACAGCGTCGCTGGTCTCCCTCGCCCACGGAACCAATGATGCCCAGAAAACGATGGGCGTGATCTTCCTGGCGTTGGTGGCTTCCTCGGCCATCGATCCGAACGCCGACATTCCCTTCTGGGTCAAACTGACGTGCGCCGCAGCCATTGCCCTGGGAACTTACCTGGGTGGCTGGCGGATCATCCGGACTTTGGGCAAAGGTTTGGTTGAAATCGATTCGCCTCAGGGCATGGCTGCCGAAGGCGCTTCCGCAGCCATCATTCTGACGTCCTCCCACTTCGGTATGGCCTTGTCCACAACCCACGTGGCGACCGGTTCGATTCTGGGAACCGGCCTCGGGCGGAAAGGTGCCGAAGTTCGTTGGTCAGTAGCCGGACGAATGGTCGTCGCGTGGATTATCACGATCCCCGCGGCGGCGATCGTCGGAGCCGTCACCTGGTTCCTCGGTCACATGGTGGCGATGATGACGAACGACCTCGTGGGCGCGCTCGTGATTTTCGCATTGCTCCTTGGCCTGTCCGGATACATGTGGCACCGGTCCCGTCAGTCGCCCGTAACCCACGACAACGTCAACGACGAATGGCAGGGGGAGACGCCGGCTGCCGACGGAGCGGCAACGGAAGCCATCAACTCGGAGAGCACCCTGACCGGGACCATGGTTCATGTCAAAGTGGGCGAGATGATTGGTCACGAGTCACGCGGTGGTGCCCGCAAGCACTTCTCTCACAAGTAACCACG
This region includes:
- a CDS encoding helix-turn-helix transcriptional regulator — encoded protein: MPESRHTMLSPEQIHLLGHDEHTPAHVHGRGHIVYPSTGVLSMVTEDGSWIAPPNRAVWIPAGFTHQHRAHGATDMRIVFMSPELAGLLPERPAVLALTALAREAVLALTEPFTRSTESRDRLRRIIIDDVSAAPEQPLHLPEPHDDRLLAVTHLVERDLASPAALASLGRRVGASERTLSRLFQRETGMSFRQWRTQLRIHRSLLMLTEGVSVVDTATACGWSNPSAFIDAFDSLVGQTPGKYQHSLG
- a CDS encoding MFS transporter; translated protein: MSVSTHQAEDTAESPIPGGEPPNSWEVEDPPESARGAWSLVVLGVGLILIGLNLRIGVASIGPVLGEIRSSLGLSATSASLLTTIPVFAFGVFAFLTPSLTRRLGMHRLLGVTMIALALGIALRLHPSLVSLFLGTTIIGAAIAIGNVAMPPAIKQDFSHRAGLMMGLYSTALFVGAAVASGLTVPMLPLTGGNWRLALALWAVPALLAALIWIPQMLRSPGHMKQGHDVADAPSEHGEPKFRSILTSPVAIAVTALMGLQSVSYYTTLTWVPTMFQDAGMNAGSAGWMLSYSAFPGIVASLVTPTIAKRIRPSWLPVAVAVFLTGSAYLGIGLAPLSSPYVWMTLLGLGQGASISLSLTYIVWRSPDTHHTGHLSTMSQGFGYLLAGLGPLGIGAVHSLTGTWTVPLIVLGLLLIAQLLAGAMASRPVHIGRY
- the gyrB gene encoding DNA topoisomerase (ATP-hydrolyzing) subunit B, translated to MAAEEKHEYGASDITVLKGLEAVRKRPGMYIGSTGERGLHHLVYEVVDNSVDEALAGYCDHIEITLLADGGVKVVDNGRGIPVDMHPTEGKPTVEVVMTVLHAGGKFGGGGYAVSGGLHGVGISVVNALSTRVVTTVRNQGYVWTTSFHDGGIIDEPLTRGEETTETGTQQVFYPDPEIFESVEFDYETLRARFQQMAFLNKGLRITLTDEREAANFENEVAEEKKSAEPKINQEGTTAEGYRVVVYQYDDGLLDYVKFLNASQHTNVIHEDVISLEVEDSEKKLSLELAMQWTESYKESVHTYANTINTHEGGTHEEGFRTALTSLINRYARDNKLLREKDENLTGEDVREGLTAVISVKIAEPQFEGQTKTKLGNSEVKTFVQREVWDQMGDWLERNPNEAKDIVRRSITAAQARMAARKARETTRRKGLLESGGMPGKLKDCSSKNPEISEIYLVEGDSAGGSAVQGRDPERQAILPLRGKILNVERARLDRALSNAEVQSMITAFGAGIGEEFKIEKARYHKIVLMADADVDGQHITTLLLTLLFRFMRPLIEAGYVYLAQPPLYRIKWSNAPDDYVFSDAERDEVVARGLANNQRLPKDNGIQRYKGLGEMDYTELWDTTMDPEHRTLLQVTMDDAAAADQVFSVLMGEDVESRREFIQKNAKDIRFLDI
- a CDS encoding DUF3566 domain-containing protein encodes the protein MTATKSAPSNGPANGKKRPASSGGRPLVRPAPRSKVRRAHLTVAKVDLWSIAKLVFLLSVAVGIVVVVATVILWLVFDITGIFGGVDSVLSMLSSQGNAVSITDYLSLGQVALYATILSIVNVVLMTLLGVISAFLYNIAARLVGGIGVTLTDD
- the fdhD gene encoding formate dehydrogenase accessory sulfurtransferase FdhD, which encodes MSRSESRTRVIRVDQDGRREARADMVAAEEPLEIRVNGRRLAVTMRTPTEDFSLAAGFLLSEGVITDGEQVSSIRYCRKDFGPGAEDGDNTVDVVLQPWVLPPFHYQERNVVMSSACGMCGRTSIDQVHQKSLFPVDEDPLRLSEEFVLEMPEILRAKQKVFDRTGGLHAAGLFNGETGELVAIREDVGRHNAVDKVLGWALLHGKLPLSQHVLMVSGRASFELTQKAAMAGIPMLASVSAPSSLAVDLAKDAGMTLAGFVRGNRFVLYSGDHRVLPVSELAYP
- a CDS encoding DLW-39 family protein encodes the protein MRKILAALAAGTVAFVVTKRVKDSQETKRTWSTSTDKVD
- a CDS encoding inorganic phosphate transporter; this encodes MAPELIILAIVIVTALVFDFTNGFHDTGNAMATSIATGALKPKVAVALSAILNLVGAFLSIEVAKTVGKEVVNLELTSGSDLMIIVFTGLVGGITWNLLTWLLGLPSSSSHALFGGLIGATIAGLGLSGVLWTSIVAKVIVPAVAAPLVAGIISTVGTALIYRLTRSVGDEQKERGFRWGQVGTASLVSLAHGTNDAQKTMGVIFLALVASSAIDPNADIPFWVKLTCAAAIALGTYLGGWRIIRTLGKGLVEIDSPQGMAAEGASAAIILTSSHFGMALSTTHVATGSILGTGLGRKGAEVRWSVAGRMVVAWIITIPAAAIVGAVTWFLGHMVAMMTNDLVGALVIFALLLGLSGYMWHRSRQSPVTHDNVNDEWQGETPAADGAATEAINSESTLTGTMVHVKVGEMIGHESRGGARKHFSHK
- the gyrA gene encoding DNA gyrase subunit A, with protein sequence MSTEDNGSNQNPQEGEPIEGEIVDSDAEATPKIADRIEHIDLQTEMQRSYLDYAMAVIVGRALPDVRDGLKPVHRRVIYAMYDGGYRPDRSFNKCARVVGEVMGQYHPHGDSAIYDTLVRLIQNWIMRYPLALGQGNFGSPGNDGAAAPRYTECKMAPLAMEMVRDIQENTVDFQDNYDGKNQEPVVLPARFPNLLVNGSSGIAVGMATNIPPHNLREVAEGVQWYLENPEASDEELLNALIARVKGPDFPTGAQILGHKGIEEAYRTGRGSITMRAVVNVEELHGRTCLVVTELPYQANPDNLAIKIADLIRDGKISGIADLRDETSGRTGQRLVIVLKRDAVAKVVLNNLYKHTQLQENFSANMLAIVDGVPRTLSLDAFIRHWVQHQMDVIVRRTQFRLRQAEEEAHILRGLLKALDALDEVIQLIRNSSTADDARTGLMEYLDIDEAQAQAILNMQLRRLAALERKKIQDRHDELMRLIEGYKEIIASEQRQRDLISEEMRDVVNRYGDDRRTQILMGYDGDMSIEDLIPEEDMVVTITRGGYVKRTRIDQYRSQHRGGKGIRGAQLRGDDVVEHLVVTTTHNWILFFTNFGRVYRTKAYELIEAGRDAKGQHVANLLAFQPGETIARVMALRTYEDAPYLVLATKHGLVKKSRLSDYDTNRTAGVIAINLRDEDELISAQLAHSDDDLMLISRKGQSLRFTATDEALRPMGRATSGVTGMKFRDGDELLAANVVSDDSYVFVVTEGGYAKRTKVEEYRVQGRGGLGIKVAKLVEDRGDLVGGLIVGADDEVLVVMQSGKVARSLVSEVPAKGRDTMGVIFAKPGKNDRILSIARNQDKGIDEGQEIAEDGTVEVLDAENEVPLDNGSEQTDTPAESESSSHGGSE
- a CDS encoding DUF6457 domain-containing protein gives rise to the protein MTDQELPDLVEWLEMVADELDLPRDVVVPGPILKMTKDVAHGIVRPGAPTSSYLVGVALGLRLAAQSNSAEAAVPAEEQLIELSEQIRELVARTQRQAGIDPDAGE